In Streptomyces qaidamensis, one DNA window encodes the following:
- a CDS encoding flavin-containing monooxygenase: MTTQHLETLIIGAGQAGLAVGYHLQQLGREFLIVDERERIGDNWRCHYDSLRLFTPARANGLDGMPFPGDPWEFATKDEFAEYLELYAVTNGLPVRMQTRVDRLAALEGGGFTAALGADKVTCDNVVLATGTFGRTPQIPAFAADITPRIQQLHSSEYRRPSQLPDGPALVVGASHSGLDIAYDLAADRPTTLVGPDHGNIPLEWGSRRFHAAFPFIEFAFNHVLTRRTPMGRKVMQKIRHHGAPQLRIKRHHLGVRDVEWITEHVVGVADGLPRLEDGRTFDVASIVWATGFRQVYDWIDLPLPIEDGWPVEYRGVVESVPGLYFCGLAFQYAFASGEINGVGRDAAYVADKIAAHTRARQPAVAA; this comes from the coding sequence ATGACCACCCAACACCTCGAAACCCTGATCATCGGCGCCGGCCAGGCCGGCTTGGCGGTCGGCTACCACCTCCAGCAGCTCGGTCGGGAGTTCCTGATCGTCGACGAGCGCGAGCGGATCGGTGACAACTGGCGCTGCCACTACGACAGCCTCAGGCTGTTCACGCCCGCCCGGGCTAATGGCTTGGACGGGATGCCGTTCCCCGGCGACCCGTGGGAGTTTGCGACCAAGGACGAGTTCGCCGAGTACCTCGAGCTGTACGCCGTCACCAACGGCCTGCCGGTGCGGATGCAGACCCGGGTCGATCGGCTCGCGGCCCTCGAGGGCGGAGGTTTCACCGCGGCCCTCGGAGCCGACAAGGTCACCTGCGACAACGTCGTACTGGCGACCGGCACCTTCGGCCGTACCCCGCAGATCCCGGCCTTCGCCGCCGACATCACCCCCCGGATCCAACAGCTCCACTCCAGCGAGTACCGCCGGCCCTCCCAGCTGCCCGACGGGCCGGCGCTGGTCGTCGGTGCCTCGCACAGTGGGTTGGACATCGCCTACGACCTGGCCGCTGACCGTCCCACCACGCTGGTCGGACCCGACCACGGGAACATCCCTCTCGAATGGGGCTCGCGGCGGTTCCACGCGGCATTCCCGTTCATCGAGTTCGCCTTCAATCACGTGCTCACCCGGCGCACGCCGATGGGACGCAAGGTGATGCAGAAGATTCGCCACCACGGCGCCCCGCAGCTGCGGATCAAGCGCCACCATCTGGGCGTGCGCGATGTGGAATGGATCACCGAGCACGTCGTGGGCGTCGCCGACGGGCTGCCGCGCCTCGAGGACGGCCGCACCTTCGACGTCGCGAGCATCGTCTGGGCCACCGGGTTCCGGCAGGTCTACGACTGGATCGACCTCCCGCTGCCGATCGAGGACGGGTGGCCGGTGGAGTACCGCGGCGTGGTCGAGTCCGTGCCGGGCCTCTACTTCTGCGGCCTGGCGTTCCAGTACGCGTTCGCCTCGGGCGAGATCAATGGCGTCGGCCGGGATGCGGCGTACGTCGCCGACAAGATCGCCGCCCACACCCGGGCGCGGCAACCCGCGGTCGCGGCTTGA
- a CDS encoding IS5 family transposase → MPRRRPYPSDLSDARWELIEPVLAAWRFERCGRALDFGRPPEHDLRDIMDAILYVDRTGVQWRYLPHDFPHWNTVYGYFAKWADEGVFAQLNGLLRQLLREKEGRDAEPSACVIDAQSVKTSTSVPAVGQGIDAGKKIVGRKRNIVTDTLGLLLAVLVTAASVQDSAAGARLLDQVAADHPGIRKVWVDGGYRQHLVEHAAVLGIDMEITARKPGTRGFAPIPKRWAVERTYGWIMLHRRLVRDYETLPTRSEAVIHIAMTDLMARRLTSENTISWRAPTPETKHPIPG, encoded by the coding sequence ATGCCGAGGCGACGCCCGTATCCGAGTGATCTGTCCGATGCCCGCTGGGAGTTGATCGAGCCGGTGCTGGCGGCCTGGCGCTTCGAGCGCTGCGGCAGGGCCCTCGACTTCGGCCGGCCGCCGGAACATGACCTGCGCGACATCATGGACGCGATCTTGTACGTGGACCGCACCGGGGTGCAGTGGCGCTACCTCCCGCACGACTTTCCGCACTGGAATACGGTCTACGGCTACTTCGCCAAGTGGGCGGACGAGGGCGTGTTCGCTCAGCTCAACGGCCTTCTCCGGCAGCTTCTACGGGAGAAGGAAGGACGGGACGCCGAGCCTTCGGCCTGTGTAATCGACGCGCAGAGCGTCAAGACCTCCACCAGCGTCCCCGCCGTCGGCCAGGGCATCGACGCCGGGAAGAAGATCGTGGGCAGGAAGCGGAACATCGTCACCGACACGCTTGGACTCTTGCTTGCCGTGCTGGTCACTGCGGCAAGTGTGCAGGACTCCGCCGCCGGCGCCCGGCTCCTGGACCAGGTCGCCGCTGACCATCCTGGTATCCGCAAGGTGTGGGTCGACGGCGGCTACCGCCAGCACCTCGTCGAGCATGCCGCCGTTCTCGGCATCGACATGGAAATCACCGCCCGCAAGCCCGGGACCAGGGGTTTCGCCCCTATACCGAAGCGGTGGGCGGTCGAACGGACCTATGGCTGGATCATGCTGCACCGCCGACTGGTCCGCGACTACGAAACCCTGCCCACTCGCTCCGAAGCCGTGATCCACATTGCCATGACAGATCTCATGGCCCGCCGCCTCACCAGCGAGAACACCATCTCCTGGCGCGCCCCGACACCGGAGACCAAACACCCGATCCCGGGATGA
- a CDS encoding IS5 family transposase, producing the protein MQPSRPYPSDLSDARWELIRPTLEAWRQARNGIRKPTHDLRALMNAILYVDRTGIPWRYLPHDFPPHQTVYGYFAHWEADGIFDQLTGLLRGKIRQAEGRTNEPNACLIDSQSIKTSATVPLTSQGIDPAKKIIGRKRHIVTDTLGLLLAVAVTAASVHDSAAGTQLLTKVRERHPTITKAWADNGYKTKAIEHAAHLGIDLEIVQRDPTTRGFHVQPRRWVIERTLGWLMHHRRLARDYETHPHRSAAMIQLAAINLMTRRLTHEATPNWRDS; encoded by the coding sequence ATGCAGCCCTCACGGCCCTACCCCAGCGACCTGTCCGACGCCCGCTGGGAACTCATCCGCCCCACCCTCGAAGCCTGGCGCCAAGCCCGCAACGGCATCCGCAAACCCACCCACGACCTGCGCGCCCTGATGAACGCCATCCTCTACGTCGACCGCACCGGCATCCCCTGGCGCTACCTGCCCCACGACTTCCCACCCCACCAAACCGTCTACGGCTACTTCGCCCACTGGGAAGCCGACGGCATCTTCGACCAGCTCACCGGCCTCTTACGCGGCAAAATCCGCCAGGCCGAAGGCCGCACCAACGAGCCCAACGCCTGCCTGATCGACAGCCAGAGCATCAAAACCTCCGCCACCGTCCCCCTCACCAGCCAAGGCATCGACCCCGCCAAGAAAATCATCGGACGCAAACGGCACATCGTCACCGACACGCTCGGCCTCCTACTGGCCGTCGCCGTCACCGCCGCCAGCGTCCACGACTCCGCCGCCGGCACCCAACTCCTGACCAAAGTCCGCGAGCGCCACCCCACCATCACCAAAGCCTGGGCCGACAACGGCTACAAAACCAAAGCCATCGAACACGCCGCCCACCTCGGCATCGACCTCGAAATCGTCCAACGCGACCCCACCACCCGCGGCTTCCACGTCCAGCCCCGCCGCTGGGTCATCGAACGCACCCTCGGCTGGCTCATGCACCACCGCCGCCTGGCCCGCGACTACGAAACCCACCCCCACCGATCAGCCGCCATGATCCAACTGGCCGCCATCAACCTCATGACCCGCCGCCTCACCCACGAAGCCACCCCCAACTGGCGCGACAGCTAA